A DNA window from Cutaneotrichosporon cavernicola HIS019 DNA, chromosome: 2 contains the following coding sequences:
- the SGD1 gene encoding uncharacterized protein (MA3 domain) encodes MLDEVEKVYGASHRPNTVRGRKEERQAKRKGPAPREHDEAPRKKARPAAEPKAKEGKAKAEPKAKAEAKHEKEGKSKPEKKSKKELVLPEDDKDVEDREIAWLEYMIKNEGGEEAGLEDGLDDILDFAERMEHGKLRRDELGDSDDEDGMGEFEISESEEEDEDEDEDSEEVDESDGEESGEEQEVDLSEDDSENEGAEEEWHGIADSDSEPEPEPKPEIIPEEPKAETAVPAPGRYVPPHLRAAMLAEKAAGDGARAAERAKLERKAQGLLNKLSEVNIESILTEVEKLFGEYSRNDVTATLTNQIILMIGSKTNLLDSFVVLYATLVGALHRVVGLEFGAHFVQTLVNKYNDEFARTAPTSTSADGDDAAKEAFNLLTLIAELFNAGVIGSQLVYDLVRGFIGEGEGELMSERGVEGLLKILKCSGSQLRADDAASLKGIVSLVQERTRGRDKEMTVRAKFMIETLGNLRSGKSKGLGTERPDVTRMRKFLSGMGKKRRLLAPEPLRVGLKDLLSADSRGKWWLVGAGWSGNPLLERQPAKKAEKMDERDREDEEVLLELARKQGMNTDVRRSAFVVLLSSEDYVHACDRLHAFRLTQVQQRDFVRVALHCVGMETTYNPYYTLVLNNLCANSYDHRFTLQYALWDLLRELADGGVDDTRASHVARALAFLIARGSVDLTIFKAVEFTDISKGTRKMLDSLLRTLLLSIHTASPLLTLPKKFKVEDADLETVEATFDKALAAPELAGGLTWILQSIRKNPGKGVGALEGEIIGVGAEVASGVLARAI; translated from the exons atgctcgacgaggtcgagaaggtgTATG GTGCGAGCCATAGGCCAAATACTGTACGCGGGCGGAAGGAAGAACGTCAGGCGAAGCGGAAGGGTCCTGCACCTCGCGAACACGACGAGGCGCCGCGGAAGAAGGCCCGCCCTGCGGCTGAACCCAAAgccaaggagggcaaggcgaAGGCTGagcccaaggccaaggcggaAGCTAAGCatgagaaggagggcaaATCCAAGCctgagaagaagagcaagaaggagctcgtgctccccgaggacgacaaggacgtcgaggaccgcgAGATTGCTTGGCTCGAGTACATGATCAAGAACgaaggtggggaggaggccggcTTGGAAGATGGCCTCGACG atATCCTCGACTTTGCGGAGAGGATGGAGCACGGCAAGCTTCGGAgggacgagctcggtgacagcgacgacgaggacggtATGGGCGAGTTTGAGATTTCCGAgtcggaggaggaggacgaggacgaggacgaggacagtgaggaggttgacgagagcgatggcgaggagagcggaGAGGAGCAGGAAGTCGACCTCAGCGAGGATGACAGCGAAAAtgagggcgccgaggaggagtggcaCGGCATTGCCGATTCCGACTCTGAGCCTGAACCTGAACCAAAGCCCGAGATCATACCTGAGGAGCCGAAGGCGGAGACGGCTGTACCAGCCCCAGGCCGCTACGTCCCGCCCCACCTCCGTGCTGCCATGCTCGCAGAGAAGGCTGCTGgtgacggcgcgcgcgccgcggaACGTGCCAAGCTGGAACGCAAGGCGCAGGGTCTACTCAACAA ATTGAGCGAGGTCAACATCGAGAGCATCCtcaccgaggtcgagaagctgTTTGGGGAGTACAGTCGTAACG ATGTCACCGCGACACTCACGAACCAGATCATCCTGATGATTGGGTCCAAGaccaacctcctcgacagctTTGTTGTGCTGTACGCTACCCtggtcggcgcgctgcaccgcgtcgtcggcctcgagttCGGCGCGCACTTTGTGCAGACACTAGTGAACAAGTACAACGACGAGTTTGCGCGTACGGCCCCAACGTCGACGTCTGCGGATGGCGACGATGCAGCCAAGGAAGCAttcaacctcctcaccctGATCGCCGAGTTGTTTAATGCCGGCGTGATTGGCAGTCAGTTGGTGTACGACCTGGTCCGCGGGTTCattggcgagggcgagggcgagctcaTGTCCGAACGTGGCGTCGAAGGCCTCCTCAAGATCCTCAAAT gttCCGGTTCCCAGCTGCGTGCGGATGACGCCGCGTCACTCAAGGGCATCGTCTCGCTCGTGCAGGAGCGTACGCGCGGGCGCGACAAGGAGATGACTGTGCGCGCAAAGTTCATGATCGAGACACTGGGCAACCTGCGCAGCGGCAAGTCCAAGGGACTCGGCACGGAGCGCCCCGACGTCACGCGTATGCGCAAGTTCCTTTCGGGCATGGGGAAGAAGCGAAGGC TTCTCGCTCCCGAGCCCCTTCGCGTTGGACTCAAAGACCTCCTTTCCGCCGACAGCAGGGGCAAGTGGTGGCTTGTTGGCGCAGGATGGAGCGGTAacccgctcctcgagcgccagcCGGCAAAGAAGGCTGAGAAGatggacgagcgcgaccgcgaggacgaggaggttcTCCTCGAACTGGCCCGAAAGCAAGGAATGAACACGGATGTTCGTCGGTCGGCATttgtcgtcctcctctcttcAGAGGACTATGTCCACGCCTGCGACAGACTGCACGCCTTCCGCCTCACGCAAGTCCAGCAGCGCGATTTTGtgcgcgtcgccctccACTGTGTCGGCATGGAGACGACGTACAACCCATACTACACGCTTGTGCTGAACAATCTGTGTGCCAACTCGTACGACCATCGCTTTACGCTCCAGTACGCTCTCTGGGACCTTTTGCGCGAATTGGCCGATGGGGGAGTAGACGATACGCGGGCGTcgcacgtcgcgcgcgcactcGCGTTCCTCATTGCGCGGGGTAGTGTCGACCTCACGATCTTCAAGGCTGTCGAGTTCACCGATATCTCAAAGGGTACGCGCAAGATGCTTGACTCACTCCTCCGGACCCTCCTCCTGTCGATCCATACCGCTTcgcccctcctcaccctcccgAAAAAGttcaaggtcgaggacgccgacctcgagactGTTGAGGCGACGTTTGATAAGGCTCTCGCGGCGCCAGAGCTCGCGGGCGGTCTCACGTGGATCCTCCAGAGTATCCGCAAGAACCCCGGGAAGGGAGTTGGTGCGCTCGAGGGGGAAATCATTGGTGTCGGGGCAGAGGTTGCAAGCGGCGTGCTGGCGCGGGCTATCTAG
- the VTS1 gene encoding uncharacterized protein (Sterile alpha motif): MASSTLRPHRSPSPSPGSGQAINPNNPAKLTRQSLGPPTTSGNSSAARGFGALGTSPGSSSGFSSQPRHVSSSVAMGLGSLSNQRDSLSPRPATLTGRTVSGSSNQVRPSSEFLPTGAARDQARTPEAEQIDQWFKHLASWEATLEEMAAASTDQNFTEELGAIEQWFRVLSEAERTAALYSLLQHSTSVQIRFFLSVLHHMAQADPMTAMLSPGPAAGPAAAAAHSQMDSKLAGMGLKSPSAGGGGAGFAGSPTTHNYLAPESALDSVMSKPKIRQNRISAPGTLTSSNESRWSSNLDQVIERGPSPGLESVRSRSPQPDMRPKSTDFAGGAGAHDDRYSSSSATPRLSAGPGSLGLGFPGSDQSPNAASPLLNPSGNWSSIQNTPMNLMFNQDNKNEPINAALSFANLQLAAGAAAAANRVQLDDARKYRRPGGGTTAPSSRNVSGASAYGDDDGRTSPLPPSGNAFGWNSSGGNRSGGDFGGLGLGDPNLANLNMNLANLNLAGMNPLSPNAMQVLALAQAQQVAQAAQGLQAAQLGQYGGLGQNLNAPRPSNRVPSGRRSPMLGHKAASPGPAGPAAGGGGAGGGAGVAGPDDVDQKVLEDVSTWLRVLRLHKYTTNFEHTKWRDMVMMNEGDLERYGVAAQGARSKFLKVFYNVRTKFDIPHPPGQEEYAPTKE; this comes from the exons ATGGCTTCATCAACTCTCCGCCCTCACCGctccccctctccttctcccgGCTCTGGTCAAGCCATCAATCCCAACAATCCCGCCAAGCTCACGCGTCAGTCGCTCGGCCCGCCCACCACGTCTGGCaactcgtcggcggcgcgcggttTCGGCGCTCTAGGCACCTCGCCTGGTAGCAGCTCTGGGTTCTCCTCCCAGCCCCGCCAcgtctcgagctcggtcgccatgggcctcggcagcctctCCAACCAGCGCGATTCGCTCTCCCCCCGCCCCGCGACGTTGACAGGACGCACCGTCAGCGGTAGCTCGAACCAGGTGCGGCCCTCTTCCGAGTTCCTCCCTactggcgcggcgcgcgatCAGGCTCGGAcgcccgaggccgagcagATTGACCAGTGGTTCAAGCACCTCGCCTCGTGGGAGGCCACTCTG gaggagatggccgCGGCGAGCACGGATCAGAACTTTACCGAGGAGCTCGGAGCCATTGAGCAGT GGTTCCGCGTTCTGTCCGAAGCTGAGCGTACGGCCGCGCTGTACTCGCTCCTTCAGCACTCGACCTCCGTACAGATCCGGTTCTTCCTCAGCGTTCTCCACCACATGGCCCAGGCCGACCCCATGACCGCCATGCTGTCACCAGGCCCAGCGGCTGGCCCggctgccgccgctgctcaCTCCCAGATGGACAGCAAGCTTGCCGGTATGGGTCTCAAGTCGCCGTCtgctggcggcggtggtgcaGGCTTTGCTGGCtcgcccaccacccacaaCTACCTCGCGCCCGAGTCGGCGCTCGATTCGGTCATGTCCAAGCCCAAGATACGCCAGAACCGCATCTCTGCACCAGGAACCCTCACCTCGTCGAACGAGTCGCGCTGGTCTAGCAACTTGGATCAGGTTATCGAGCGTGGACCCTCGCCTGGGCTCGAGAGCGTGCGTAGCCGCAGCCCCCAGCCAGACATGCGGCCCAAGTCGACTGACTTTgcgggcggcgcaggcgcgcacGACGACCGCTAcagctccagctcggcgacccCGCGTCTCAGTGCCGGCCCTGGCTcgcttggccttggctTCCCCGGCTCGGACCAGTCGCCCAACGCGGCCAGCCCGCTGCTCAACCCCTCTGGCAACTGGTCGTCGATTCAGAACACGCCCATGAACCTCATGTTCAACCAGGACAACAAGAACGAGCCTATCAACGCGGCGCTGAGCTTTGCGAACTTGCAGCTGGCCGCTGGcgccgctgcggcggccaaccgcgtccagctcgacgatgCACGCAAGTACCGCCGACCCGGGGGTGGCACTACTGCTCCGTCGAGCCGTAACGTATCCGGCGCCTCCGCGTacggtgacgacgacggccgcaCCTCGCCACTCCCGCCCTCCGGCAACGCGTTCGGCTGGAacagcagcggcggcaaCCGCAGTGGCGGCGACTTTGGCGGCctgggcctcggcgatcCCAACCTTGCCAACCTGAACATGAACCTCGCgaacctcaacctcgccggAATGAACCCGCTCAGCCCCAACGCGATGCAGGTACTGGCGCTGGCTCAGGCGCAGCAGGtcgcgcaggcggcgcagggACTGCAGGCAgcccagctcggccagTACGGCGGACTGGGCCAGAACCTTAACGCCCCCCGGCCCAGCAACCGCGTCCCCTCGGGTCGCCGCAGCCCTATGCTTGGCCACAAGGCCGCAAGCCCTGGGCCAGCGGGTCCTGCagccggcggcggtggtgccGGGGGTGGTGCGGGTGTCGCCGGCCctgacgacgtcgaccagAAGGTGCTTGAGGACGTGTCGACTTGGCTACGTGTGCTCCGCCTCCAT AAATACACCACCAACTTTGAGCACACGAAGTGGCGTGACATGGTCA
- the rpl13 gene encoding uncharacterized protein (Ribosomal protein L13e), producing the protein MSTFNADLLKGFQCTYTSSSPPRPSHTIVSTQMIHMPVGDVKLELGPPVESQPSTKGAKMVKHNNQLPKNHFRKDWDRRVKTWFDQPAKKKSRRVARSKKALASGAAPLQRLRPAVRCQTQRYNMRIREGRGFTLSELKLAGIRKKEALGLGIAVDHRRRSKSEEGQTLNVDRLKAYRSRLVVFPRVQGKPKAGDATGEDLQAHITRDLPALPSTYVAEKPRAITAEEKEFGAYAALRKARSDARHVGQRAKRAAEKKAKEEEAKK; encoded by the exons ATGTCCACATTCAATGCGGACCTCCTCAAGGGCTTCCAATGCACCTATACCTCGAGttcccctcctcgtccgtccCACACGATCGTGTCCACGCAGATGATCCATATGCCTGTTGGCGATGTCAAACTGGAATTGGGTCCCCC TGTCGAATCTCAACCTTCAACAAAAGGAGCAA AAATGGTCAAGCACAACAACCAGCTCCCGAAGAACCACTTCCGCAAGGACTGGGACAGGCGGGTCAAGACCTGG TTCGACCAGCCTGCCAAGAAGAAgtcgcgccgcgtcgcccgcTCGAAGAAGGCTCTTGCGTCGGGTGCTGCTCCTCTCCAGCGCCTTCGCCCGGCCGTCCGCTGCCAGACTCAGCGCTACAACATGCGCATCCGTG AGGGCCGTGGCTTCACTCTCTctgagctcaagctcgccggCATccgcaagaaggaggctctcggcctcggcattGCCGTcgaccaccgccgccgctccaAGTCGGAGGAGGGCCAGACTCTTAACGTTGACCGCCTCAAGGCCTACCGcagccgcctcgtcgtcttcccCCGCGTCCAGggcaagcccaaggccgGCGATGCTACTGGCGAGGACCTCCAGGCGCACATCACCCGCGacctccccgccctcccctcgACCTACGTCGCTGAGAAGCCCCGTGCCAtcaccgccgaggagaaggagttCGGTGCCTACGCCGCTCTCCGCAAGGCCCGCTCTGACGCCCGTCACGTCGGCcagcgcgccaagcgcgctgccgagaagaaggccaaggaggaggaggccaagaagtAA
- a CDS encoding uncharacterized protein (Belongs to the mitochondrial carrier (TC 2.A.29) family) yields the protein MAPAQKGFSWSNIAVGATMNMFEVTTLGQPLEVLKTQMAANRKQTMAEAFATVWSRGGVKGFYQGLIPWAWIEASTKGAVLLFTSSEIEKWATNTGFSPAAGGMIGGVGGGVAQAYATMGFCTCMKTVEITRHKQMEGGAKPESTFKVFMDMYRRDGIAGINKGVNAVALRQATNWGSRFGFARLAESGLRKYKGLGENDKLTAGDKIISSTVGGALGTWNQPIEVVRVEMQSAIKSTDPNRPAKKTIANTLKYIYEQNGIKGLYRGVSPRIGLGIWQTICMVSFADYVKAFIAKE from the exons ATGGCACCCGCGCAGAAGGGCTTTAGCTGGTCGAAcatcgccgtcggcgcgaCCATGAACATG ttCGAAGTGACCACTCTCGGGCAGCcgctcgaggtgctcaagACGCAGATGGCCGCGAACCGCAAGCAGACGATGGCGGAGGCTTTCGCGACCGTTTGGAGCCGTGGCGGCGTCAAGGGCTTCTACCAGGGCCTGATTCCTTGG GCATGGATCGAAGCGTCGACCAAGGGCGCCGTGCTGCTGTTCACGTCGTCTGAGATTGAGAAGTGGGCCACCAACACTGGCTTCTCCCCCGCCGCGGGCGGTATGATTGGCGGtgttggcggcggtgttGCGCAGGCTTACGCGACCATGG GCTTCTGCACGTGCATGAAGACGGTCGAGATCACCCGCCACAAGCAGATGGAGGGCGGTGCCAAGCCCGAGTCGACCTTCAAGGTCTTCATGGACATGTACCGTCGCGACGGTATTGCCGGCATCAACAAGGGTGTCAACGCGGTCGCCCTTCGCCAGGCAACCAACTGGGGTTCGCGATTCGGGTTTGCGCGTCTTGCCGAGTCTGGTCTGCGCAAGTACAAGGGTCTCGGAGAGAACGACAAGTTGACCGCGGGAGACAAGATTATCTCGTCCACGGTCGGCGGTGCCCTCGGTACATGGAACCAGCCGATCGAGGTTGTGCGTGTCGAGATGCAGAGCGCGATCAAGAGCACGGACCCTAACCGGCCCGCGAAGAAGACGATTGCCAACACGCTCAAGTACATCTATGAGCAGAATGGTATCAAGGGCCTTTACCGTGGTGTTTCGCCGCGTATTGGTCTGGGTATCTGGCAGACTATTTGCATGGTCTCGTTTGCAGACTACGTCAAGGCCTTCATTGCCAAGGAGTAG
- a CDS encoding uncharacterized protein (Component of the Mediator complex, a coactivator involved in the regulated transcription of nearly all RNA polymerase II-dependent genes. Mediator functions as a bridge to convey information from gene-specific regulatory proteins to the basal RNA polymerase II transcription machinery) — translation MAAVPITNTLFPPPPGYYKAFTPEAVEQHAALGDEEVARDPELAALEPPRADWVLEEGQWMLFGQKYTAEPHIPTAKDIGLPALVSDPVSAGGDSERAALPLLLNSFLHTLLAFVDVLTGTSRVPDELEVYGRQSQGDQYIQHLSNLAATMMVSANQLRGVQAEATLVMLMEKQLEERRAQTERLRTKSREIAAMVRRLKESASEAGESKAKSQSQGLSSKQSPEVNGGGDQDGDVTMGEA, via the exons ATGGCCGCAGTGCCAATCACTAACACTCTCTTTCCCCCTCCTCCGGGGTACTACAAGGCGTTCACTCCCGAGGCTGTGGAACAGCATGCGGCGCTaggtgacgaggaggtggcgcgcgaccccgagctcgcggccctcgaACCGCCTCGTGCCGACTgggtgctcgaggaggggcAGTGGATGCTCTTTGGGCAGAAGTATACT gccGAGCCGCACATCCCCACTGCGAAAGATATTGGCCTCCCGGCGCTCGTGTCCGACCCCGTCTCTGCCGGCGGAGATTCTGAGCGTGCGGCACTCCCCCTCCTGCTCAACTCGTTCCTGcacaccctcctcgccttcgtcgacgtcctgACCGGCACCAGCCGCGTGccggacgagctcgaggttTATGGAAGGCAGAGCCAGGGCGACCAG tacATCCAGCACCTGTCGAACTTGGCCGCGACGATGATGGTGTCGGCCAACCAGCTGCGGGGCGTGCAG gccgaggcgaccCTCGTCATGCTCATGGAGAAGCAGCTTgaggagcggcgcgcgcagACTGAGCGACTCCGGAC CAAGAGCCGCGAGATTGCTGCCATGGTCCGGAGGCTGAAGGAGAGCGCGTCTGAGGCGGGCGAGAGCAAGGCCAAGAGCCAGAGTCAGGGACTGAGCTCGAAGCAGTCGCCTGAAGtcaacggcggcggggacCAAGATGGCGACGTGACCATGGGCGAGGCATAA